The Purpureocillium takamizusanense chromosome 11, complete sequence region CTCCAGCTCTTGGGTCGCTATCCACTGACATTCGGTGTAGGTTTTTGCCAATGATCCCACCTACTGTGTCAAAGTCTTTGACCCGAAAACGCTGTCCCCCGAAGGACCTGGATCCGCCTTCCGCCCCCGCGAAAGAAATTTCTTGCGTCAGTACGACAAAGATCGTCGATCTGCCTATATGGGGAACTTGCCGCCTACTATGACCAAGGATGTTTTGCAGTCTCTGGCGAGCTCCTGCGGTCAAGTGTTGGAAGTGCAGCTTCATTGCAAGGATGTGCCAGGCGTGACTGGTATGTCTTTCCAACGAGCGATCTCTGTCGAGCAGTCAAAACTGACGCGCATTTTAGGCCAGAAAACTTGTTTCGCATTCGTGGAGTTCGCTCGCCCTGACTCCCCAGATGAGCTCATTGAAGCCATGGTACGTCGTCCAGACCTTTCGCGGGGGATTACCCTTTCTCTCTGTTCATGAGCTAACGTTGTGATGATAGAATAAAACGTTCATTGATGACTACTGCATCCGAGTCGAGAGAAAGGAGCCCCGAATGATTGACACGCCACGCAGAGTCGCGCCTTCGGGCGGCCCATTCCGCAACATGCAGACCCTGacccgtcgccctcgagtcGGCTCGTTTGAGCTCGAGAGGCCGTCTGACCGTCACCCAGGTACCGCGTCGGGGCCCATGGGTCCGTCTGGCCGACGAACTCAGTATGCCTCCAACTCCTTCACGCCCGGACGCACGCGCCAgcctcgtccgtccgtaCTTGGCAATGGCTCGTCATCTGGGCGTGGCTTGTTCGACTCCCCTGTGGCATCTCGCGCGATTTCTGACTTGAACAGCAATCTTCAGGACGTCGGACCTCCCGAAGTCGTGGCCAAAAAGTCTGTGGAGTTTGACCTCAACCACCGCATTGTGTCGAGCTCAACCATTGATTCCGACGACAGcgctgccgaggccaagtCACCTACAAAGACAGTCGCCGCAACGAACGAGTCCGccacgccctcctcgtcgaccgctGGAAACGTGACGACAGCGACAccggccgaggcgatgaCGCCCTACCCCATGATACCTTGGATGCCTTATCATCCATGGCCGTATCCGTACATGACTGCTCCTCTGAGCCCGCAGCCCAGTCCCCCAGGCATGTACCCAGGTTACATGCCTCACACTATGTACCCCGGCTTCGATATGCTTGGACCCATGATGTTCTCACCTGGTCCGATGATGCCAGCTTTCTCCGGATTCCCGGGCCCGACTGATGCCCCTAACAATCCCTCGACCAACCCTTCGAGCACTCCCTCGAACAACTCGCACCAGGCTGACGAGTCTACCTCCGCAGCCGACGAGAATAATTTGGAGTCGCAGAAGACCGAACGCCCTACGCAGTAATTCGTCGCAAGTGTCGAACTCGATGTCGACTTCCGAGGGCGATCGCCCTGCGTCGTGTTCGCTCTTCAGTGTTTTTCACCTCTCCTCTGTCAAATTTTTGTTCTAATACGGGACAGCTCCCAACGATTGTCGGCCTCTCCGAGGGTCGATCGCGACCTCTCTTCATCGTCGGCAGTCAAGGCTCTCGCGTTGATTTCATGATCGATGTTTCCTCTACTAAAGAGGGCCGGTTCTCATTTTCCCTGTTTCGGCTGTGTACgatcgacgacggccgaaAGCAGAAACCTTGCGTGGACCGATTGGTTCACAGACGAATATTTGCAGACCAAAAACATGATCTGCTCTTCAAGTTGCGCCTGCTAACTTGCAGGACCTTAATGTTTGGTCACCCTCGCCTTGGATCGTGACAGATCTGGCGACACTTGGGCGAGAAATATGGGGTGACAAAATGGATATGGAAACCATGATCGATGTTGGCGGATTTGTGTCGAGGGCATCTCTGGGTAATCCTGAAAGATGCGCTTGGTGATCATCCGCCTGTTGGCCATCAAATTGAACGGGAAGATGTCTTCCTCGGATCAGGATCCCGGATGACTGTCCTCCGGAACGGGGGCTGATATTGCAGTGGAGGGTTTGGGTCAGCTCGGACGATGGGAATCGTGGAATTTGGTTTGGCCGGCAAGAATCCAAAGGCTTGTTGCCTCGTATTCCAACAGAACCGTGTGTCGGGGATGGTCTTTTTATATTCTGTACTACTACTAATTCCAGGGTTCGTAAACCACGATATTTGCCAAGGTGTCGCTCAAGCGACGAGATTTCTGCCTCCTCCTGACCCATGTGAGATGGCAGCCCAAGCGAACAATGGACAGACGACACGGGGCAAGAAGCAAGTGCCTCTGAGTCTGGAGTGATGTCTGTGTAACCCTCATGGGTGTCGGAAGGCAGCCTGCCAACAAGATTTTGGCGCCGGTTCAGGTGTGGCCCTACAGCTTGGGGCAATTCGGTCAGCGAAGCTAGTGCGGTGCGGCTCCGTTGCACTGTGGAAGCTATTGATGGAGAGGCATTAACCTTTCTCGGTCGCGCGCTGGGGCGACACCCCGATAGTGTAAATTTTTACCAAATCATGCCACCAACCTTGGGAGGCTCACATTTTCTTCATAAACATCGTCCAGGAACGTAGACCCGCCCCGTCACCGACGGTCATCTTCGCCAGGgctctcgtcgtctgcgcaTGCGTCTGACCTTGACTTCGTCGCCTTCGCTCCTGTGCTACCCACGTCGGTCAAACTCATCATGGGTCAACCATCTTTCGCGGCGTCGAACGCCATCATTTATCTCACATATGGCGCCTTTCTGTGGGTTCCTTTTCCCCCCAACAAAGCTTTGCCAATATCCATGCAGGCGCATGGCTGACGTCTTCAACGAAGGGTTTTGGGCACTGCCATTGCTTGGAGGATGAGGAACCAGAGCAAGAAGGATTTCTTGTCCGGCAACGGAACGCAAACTGGTCAGCAGGATTCAACAAACCCGTGACGGCCTTCTCTCGAGTGCCTGAATCCGGACCCCCGCAGGGAACACGGTGAGCTGACCGGTTCAACAGCATTTCCCTTGGCCCTCAACTTTATTGCGTCGGGTGAGTGATTGATGCGGCCGGTGCGACTGCAAAGCGCCAATGATATGACTCCGGAGCGGTAGCCTTTCCAGTTCGTGGATGGCATGGGACACTCGGACGGCATGACCAGCGAAAGCATATgactcgacgacggcaatgAGTAGGTTCGTAACCCAAGATCTTTGCTCTCCTCTCTTGAGCGATGCGCTTGGCTCCCCGCATCGCTCCTCACGGCGCAGAGCGTGGCAACGGTCTCTGCGACTGGACAAGCCTTTACGATGGTCCGTTGGCACCTTCAGGATTGCAGAGCTGCCAATCTGTGCTGGGTAGGTGGGATGTCGGGGAGCTTGCTCATCGTGACAGAGAGGAGATTGCGGCTCACTACGGGCGCGGAATCCTCATAGAGCCTGGCATCCAACTCCACCAAGGAACTTCGGTTCCGCATGTGAGAGATGTCAGGCCTACGAGGACGAAGCTGAGATTGCACCGTAATTACTCGATCAAGTTAATGCTTGCGTGGGAAACGTGCTGCCGCTCCAAGACTCCAAATactctctcttcctccctttccccccctaACCCCGGTGCGGTACTAACAGCTTGAAAAGCACTCGGCTCCGGAATCCTGTTCACCTATCCTGAGATCGCAACCATTGCTGGCGTCCAGGGTGTTCTGACCTAcgcgctggcgtcggctcTGCCGTTCTTAATTTTCGGCGCCTTAGGCCCCATCATTCGGCGCAAATGTCCCCACGGATTCGTTCTGACGGAGTGGACGCGACAGCGATATGGCACCGTTACCATGCTGTACCTGAGCTTCATGACGCTGGTTACTCTGTTTCTTTACATGATTGCCGAACTGTCGTCCCTGGGCCAGGTCGTCAACGCCTTGACCGGCATCGACAATCTTCCCGTCATCATTGTCGAGTGCGTTGTCACCACTATCTACACATGTAAGTTGTCGGCCACCGACGCTGTCTTAGTCGTGAAGACAATGACTGACCCGCGCGTTGCAGCACTCGGAGGCTTCAGGATTTCTTTCCTCACGGATGTCATCCAAGGCGGCATGGTCGTGGggctcatcgtcatcgcgtCCATCGCTGTTGGCGTGAAGACGGAGATCAAGCCTGAGCTCATCGATTCCTCCGGGCTCACGAAGCCTTCGACGGTTGGGTGGTACCTTCTGTACAtcttgcccgtcgccgtcgggaCAAACGACCTCTTCCTTGCCAACTTCTGGCTTCGAACCTTCTCGGCGAAGACGGATAAGGACCTTTGGATCGGCGTTTCGGTGGCTACGGTTGGCATCTTGTGCATCCTCACGCTCGTCGGCTGCGCCGGCCTCATAGCCGTCTGGTCGGGGACGTGGCCCGGTGACCCACCGCAGGTGGGCTCGCTGGCGTTCTTCGCCCTCTTGGAGACCCTCCCCAACTGGGTGGTCGGCATCGTGCTCGTCATGGTCGTGAGTCTCAGCACCGCAGCCTTTGACAGCACCCAGTCCGCCATGGTCTCTGCGGCGTCGAATGACCTGTTCCGCAACCGTCTCAACATCTGGTACATCCGAGGCATGGTCGTCTTGACCATGATCccggtcgtcgtcctcgccctcaaggCCACGTCCATTCTGCAAATCTACCTCATCAGCGACCTGctctcggccgccaccatcccCGTCTTGTGCCTGGGCCTCAGCGAGCGGCTCTACTGGTGGCGAGGCTTCGAGGTTGTCGTTGGTGGCCTGGGGGGCATCTTCACCGTGTTCCTCTTTGGTACCATCTACTACGgcaacgccgacgagggaagcaagctcctcctcctccagaATGGTCTGTATGGCGACGACTGGAGCGCGTTTGGCGCCTTCGTGGCCGCACCCGTCGGCGGGCTATTGTGGGGTTTCGGCGCGTTGGCCCTAAGACTTGGTTTCCAGTACGTCAAGGCGAAGATTCGACACGAGCCTTTCACCGCTCTGGATCGACCTGtcgaggtggaggagagcATACACAGCGAGCATGATGTGCAGCAGGAGGTTGTGACATCCAAGGCTGGCAAGTTCTTTTGAGCGACACGCACTGCTGGCCGCACCTGCGCGGAAGTTCTAGACAGTGGCCTTGGCGTGCTGCCAGATGTGGTAGAGGAGAGTTGAGCCAATGGATGTGGGAAGATACAGACGATAGATGTGAAGGTGGTGGAGATCATGGGCGCTGACAGCGCCGTGATAGAATTGATACAATGGCGTCACGTCAGACGCTCCTTTATATGATACATGTTCCTATTCCCATACACGTCCAACCAATGGCTAGGAAGCCTCTTCGGCTGTTCGCATTTCGTGCTCCGTGACAAGGTTGTCGTTTACGACTTTTTCGTGGCGGACTCGTCCCATCCTGCCCGCCTTGCCTGCTCACGGTCAATCACAGACTTCTCCTCCAGGTAGCCAGCCAACGTCGTAGCCGATGTCGTGCCCCATATCCGCCACGGCCCGGTCTCGAAAGTCTTTTGGTTGGCCTGTCGCGACAGGACAACGTACTCGATCTTGTCTTGAAGTTTCACGCTCCCCGGCACCGTCTCGCCGGTGGAAATGTTCTGCCTAGAGGCCTGCTGCGTCGAGTTtatggcgacgacggcctgctcggTCACGAGGACCTTGTCGAACGGGTTGACCTGGTGGATCTGGTGCGACAGCAGGCGAGGGAAGAAGAGCGGGCTGTTGTACTTGACGAGCTCAAAACGCACTCGCTCCCGGGGGTCTCTccggtcgatggcggcgaccagcTTCTTCGCAAACTCGTTCAGGCATATCCTCTGCAGAGTCGCCTTGTCGCCTTGGGCAAAGGCCTCGAGCATCTCTCGATAcagggccttggccgtgggCGCAATCTTTCCGCGCCTGGCCTTCCACTTTGGCCGCGTTGTCCAGTTCGGCATGGACTTGAGCTTGAAGTTGAGGAccgagacggcgccgacgagccaaTGGCGCATACGGTTCCAGTGATATTGGGCGAATTCGGACGGGCTTCGCGGGTATCGAGACAGGGGCAGAGAGACAAAGGTCCCTGCGACAAGATCAGTCAAAGAAAAGTCCTCTCCGAGGGGCACACGGAGAACTTCTGAGCCGAGAAACGCCCTCGGTTGGTTTCACCCGTACCTGGAAAGAGCGGCCCGCCACCGTCCTTGAAGTACTCCGCGTTGGCGAGCTTTTGCATTTGCGACATGCTCTGCTCCGTATTCATCCTGCTCGAGCTCACGCGCGCGGCCCTATCCATCTCCCGTTTTATTTTATTCCGCGAAACGCCCGAGGCGTactggcgcgcggcgggaaAGGTCGGGAGGATCGCGGCGCATCGCTGCCGAGGAAGCGAAGAGGCGAGTGTGCgccatgccggcgcggccacAGTGATTGGCATTGTGGTCGGGCGAGCGAGGTCTGTGACTTCTCAACGGAAGGTCAATGAATACAGACCCGTTGCCCTCCGGGATAAAGAATAACGAGGCGCTGACCGGGTCAGGCAAAAATGGACCAACGCGGAAGCGTCTTGTCCAGCTCGTTGAACATCGCGACATGCCACTGAAAAAAGAGAGGAACGGGTCCTCGGATGTTCCGAGCCGCCACACAGGGTGGGCCAGCTCTGAGGTGACCGATTTGCACTTTCCGCACAGGGTCACACCGTGCTAATCCGTCGCTATTCATACACCACATTCGGCTCCCATCCCATCACCATCCGTTATCCCACGCGCGTGCGCCTTGCTGAATGATCGTTTAGCCCCTGCCGTTTGGAACCCGACACTGATGCGCGCAAGACACATGGTGTCCTACCCACACTGAGCCACCTGGCTCCAATcccaacaccaccgccgtccgcGGAATCTCCTGCCACATCGTCGACAGCATGAATGCTAccaggccgctgctcgccAACGGCTTCCTGAAGCGCAGCGTGGACGAGCTGAAGCGTCTCTCGAGCATAGGCACGTATATACTCTCTTGCGCCGTTGCGCATCATGGACTGACAACCCGTTGTGCAGCATGGAAACTCGAGGGAGTCAAAGGCCCATCcggcccgcggccgctctACGACTTCAAAACCCGGGCCTCAGTAGACGACTGCATAATCATGtccgacgacatcatcggcGGATCGTCCAAAAGCAACCTCGAATTCGTCGATCGAAGCGATACCAACCTAAATCCCTCCACAGGAGCCCAAACGCCATCCCCCGCCCGCTACGCACGATTCCACGGCCAAATATCTACATCCCTCCCTGCCGGACGGCCCAACATTCAGCGCAGCGGTTACGCCGCGTTTCGCACCCCCGATCAACCCCCCACGGTATTCGGCAGGTCCGTATGGGACATAGACCCTTATACTTATCTTGCCATGAGGATAAAGTCCGACGGAAGGGCATACTTTATCAACCTGCAGACGGAAGCTGTCGAGCCGACTGACCTGCATCAGCATAGGCTGTTCGCGAAGCGGCCTGGCCAGTGGGAGACCGTCATGGTCAAATGGAATGATTTCGTGAGGACAAATCACGGCTTCGTTGTAGAACCCCAAACGGAGCTCCTGAGGCAAAAGGTCAGgagcatcggcatcggcttGACGGATCGCATCGAGGGTCCGTTCGAGCTGTGCATAGCTCAGGTGTGGGCGACAAACCATGCTACGGATGGCGCGACCATCGTCACATCCGAGGAGAGTGAGCTCAAGAATCGCAAGGGCAAAAAGATTCACTGGTAAAGGGGGTTTTCCATCGGCGTCTTTGTCCAGACTGGGCGCTTTCCGCCTGTAAATATATTGTGGCGTTGATCTGGAGTGGCACCGCAAGAGTCCTAGTGTTATCACATATTTTGGCGCTGTCCCGATGTACGAAGTTATATCTTGTACGCAAAGACTTATCGCGATGCAAGGCAAGCGAACATGGACGGCCATACTTATACCCACTCATGCATCCTGCATGCTCCATAACTCGGCGCTCTTTCGCAACTCCACGTACGCCGCCGCAAagtccgccgccagggccatCT contains the following coding sequences:
- a CDS encoding uncharacterized protein (COG:S~SECRETED:SignalP(1-24~SECRETED:cutsite=SLG-QV~SECRETED:prob=0.5016)~EggNog:ENOG503NW5Q~TransMembrane:9 (n4-14c22/23o32-52i59-82o102-126i138-167o187-207i228-248o254-275i287-307o327-350i)) gives rise to the protein MLYLSFMTLVTLFLYMIAELSSLGQVVNALTGIDNLPVIIVECVVTTIYTSLGGFRISFLTDVIQGGMVVGLIVIASIAVGVKTEIKPELIDSSGLTKPSTVGWYLLYILPVAVGTNDLFLANFWLRTFSAKTDKDLWIGVSVATVGILCILTLVGCAGLIAVWSGTWPGDPPQVGSLAFFALLETLPNWVVGIVLVMVVSLSTAAFDSTQSAMVSAASNDLFRNRLNIWYIRGMVVLTMIPVVVLALKATSILQIYLISDLLSAATIPVLCLGLSERLYWWRGFEVVVGGLGGIFTVFLFGTIYYGNADEGSKLLLLQNGLYGDDWSAFGAFVAAPVGGLLWGFGALALRLGFQYVKAKIRHEPFTALDRPVEVEESIHSEHDVQQEVVTSKAGKFF
- a CDS encoding uncharacterized protein (COG:S~EggNog:ENOG503P3P4), whose product is MNATRPLLANGFLKRSVDELKRLSSIAWKLEGVKGPSGPRPLYDFKTRASVDDCIIMSDDIIGGSSKSNLEFVDRSDTNLNPSTGAQTPSPARYARFHGQISTSLPAGRPNIQRSGYAAFRTPDQPPTVFGRSVWDIDPYTYLAMRIKSDGRAYFINLQTEAVEPTDLHQHRLFAKRPGQWETVMVKWNDFVRTNHGFVVEPQTELLRQKVRSIGIGLTDRIEGPFELCIAQVWATNHATDGATIVTSEESELKNRKGKKIHW
- a CDS encoding uncharacterized protein (COG:A~EggNog:ENOG503NTVJ), with translation MSPTTPQSGKQPSLGEALALHSVRKTASCEPLGKDALASSDEDSNRGGGARFETSSDILSPFPVSRLQAMKLTSDDDTPRSNRSSNFMGFGSTDDGDVFTDGSNEDTRPDPRGIVATGLTVYSDNRNKIDPQTMYAGSACMFVANLPQQFSDHELEEEVTRVFGRFGTVFVKIKRDGRHMPFAFCQYRFDEEAQRAMREGKGTTVLGRPCRTEMARAQSSFIVYKHSGQRTRHSEASDLLRRLGEISKVELLEEGLRLAAGLPQAVVVTYKMYDAKRDPPRVFANDPTYCVKVFDPKTLSPEGPGSAFRPRERNFLRQYDKDRRSAYMGNLPPTMTKDVLQSLASSCGQVLEVQLHCKDVPGVTGQKTCFAFVEFARPDSPDELIEAMNKTFIDDYCIRVERKEPRMIDTPRRVAPSGGPFRNMQTLTRRPRVGSFELERPSDRHPGTASGPMGPSGRRTHNLQDVGPPEVVAKKSVEFDLNHRIVSSSTIDSDDSAAEAKSPTKTVAATNESATPSSSTAGNVTTATPAEAMTPYPMIPWMPYHPWPYPYMTAPLSPQPSPPGMYPGYMPHTMYPGFDMLGPMMFSPGPMMPAFSGFPGPTDAPNNPSTNPSSTPSNNSHQADESTSAADENNLESQKTERPTQ
- a CDS encoding uncharacterized protein (EggNog:ENOG503P4A7), translated to MPITVAAPAWRTLASSLPRQRCAAILPTFPAARQYASGVSRNKIKREMDRAARVSSSRMNTEQSMSQMQKLANAEYFKDGGGPLFPGTFVSLPLSRYPRSPSEFAQYHWNRMRHWLVGAVSVLNFKLKSMPNWTTRPKWKARRGKIAPTAKALYREMLEAFAQGDKATLQRICLNEFAKKLVAAIDRRDPRERVRFELVKYNSPLFFPRLLSHQIHQVNPFDKVLVTEQAVVAINSTQQASRQNISTGETVPGSVKLQDKIEYVVLSRQANQKTFETGPWRIWGTTSATTLAGYLEEKSVIDREQARRAGWDESATKKS